In Passer domesticus isolate bPasDom1 chromosome 9, bPasDom1.hap1, whole genome shotgun sequence, a genomic segment contains:
- the LOC135307579 gene encoding histidine-rich glycoprotein-like → MSWAGKRGRRSSAGSLDSNMEGSIISSPHMRRRATSTRECPSRPHQTMPNSSSLLGSLFGSKRGKPPSQSHAAAQTPHHAEGAAAAPHPHHAQFCHQNPPPYHHHHHYHPPPHPHPHPHQYHQHGHGHGHGPYLPHAPHHGPHHGPHHHGPPPPPAAASTKPKHSGISTIV, encoded by the exons ATGTCCTGGGCAGGCAAGCGTGGGCGACGCAGCAGTGCAGGATCGCTAGACAGCAATATGGAA ggGTCCATCATTAGCAGTCCTCACATGCGCCGAAGAGCTACATCAACCCGAGAGTGTCCATCTCGCCCTCACCAGACTATGCCCAACTCCTCCTCACTCCTAGGGTCCCTGTTCGGTAGCAAGAGGGGCAAGCCCCCCTCGCAGAGCCACGCGGCCGCGCAGACCCCGCACCACGCGGAgggcgcggccgccgcgccGCACCCGCACCACGCGCAGTTCTGCCACCAGAACCCGCCGCcctaccaccaccaccaccactacCACCCGCCCCCGCACCCGCACCCGCACCCGCACCAGTACCACCAGCACGGGCACGGCCACGGGCACGGCCCCTACCTGCCGCACGCCCCGCACCACGGCCCGCACCACGGCCCGCACCACCacgggccgcccccgccgcccgccgccgccagcaCCAAGCCCAAACACAGCGGCATCAGCACCATAGTCTAG